Proteins found in one Streptococcus criceti HS-6 genomic segment:
- the nrdD gene encoding anaerobic ribonucleoside-triphosphate reductase, with translation MITLEKEFIVTDPEITVIKRDGRRVQFDSDKIYQALLKASQNVSELSPLMEAKLKGICDRIVAEIASRFMADIKIYEIQSIVEHELLNANEYAIAQEYINYRTQRDFARSQATDINFTIDKLINKDQTVVNENANKDSDVFNTQRDLTAGIVGKSIGLKMLPPHVANAHQKGDIHFHDLDYSPYTPMTNCCLIDFKGMLANGFKIGNAEVESPKSIQTATAQISQIIANVASSQYGGCTADRIDEFLAPYAQLNYQKHLKDAKEWVAEGKQEDYARTKTKKDIYDAMQSLEYEINTLFTSNGQTPFTSLGFGLGTNWFEREIQKAILQIRIKGLGSEHRTAIFPKLIFTLKRGLNLEPGTPNYDIKQLALECATKRMYPDVLSYDKIIDLTGSFKAPMGCRSFLQGWKDENGQEVNSGRMNLGVVTVNLPRIALESQGDMDKFWDIFAERMQIAKDALVYRVERVKEASPANAPILYQYGAFGKRLSKTGNVDDLFKHRRATVSLGYIGLYEVATVFYGGQWEGNPEAKEFTKNIIRQMKQLVEAWSDEYDYHFSIYSTPSESLTDRFCRLDTEKFGKVKDITDKEYYTNSFHYDVRKNPTPFEKLDFEKDYPELGASGGFIHYCEYPVLQQNPKALEAVWDYAYDRVGYLGTNTPIDKCYECGFEGDFTPTERGFMCPNCGNTDPKTVDVVKRTCGYLGNPQARPMVNGRHKEISARVKHMNGSTIQNPGRHKD, from the coding sequence ATGATTACATTGGAAAAAGAATTTATCGTAACAGATCCTGAAATCACAGTTATTAAACGTGATGGCCGCCGTGTTCAGTTCGACAGTGATAAGATTTATCAGGCACTGCTCAAAGCTAGTCAAAATGTTTCAGAACTGTCACCATTGATGGAGGCAAAATTAAAAGGCATTTGTGACCGCATCGTAGCAGAAATTGCTAGTCGTTTCATGGCTGATATCAAGATTTACGAGATTCAGAGCATTGTTGAGCATGAACTGCTCAATGCCAACGAATATGCGATTGCTCAAGAGTACATTAATTACCGTACCCAAAGGGATTTCGCCCGTTCGCAAGCGACAGATATCAACTTTACTATTGATAAGTTGATCAATAAGGACCAAACAGTTGTCAATGAAAATGCTAATAAGGACAGTGATGTTTTTAATACGCAAAGAGATTTGACAGCTGGGATTGTTGGAAAGTCCATTGGTCTGAAAATGTTGCCGCCTCATGTCGCCAATGCTCATCAAAAAGGGGATATCCATTTCCACGATTTGGACTATAGCCCTTATACGCCAATGACCAACTGCTGCTTGATTGACTTCAAGGGCATGTTGGCCAATGGCTTTAAGATTGGGAATGCTGAAGTTGAAAGTCCTAAATCTATCCAGACAGCGACTGCTCAAATTTCTCAAATCATTGCTAATGTCGCTTCTAGTCAATATGGAGGCTGTACAGCTGACCGAATTGATGAATTTTTAGCCCCTTATGCTCAGCTCAACTACCAAAAACATCTCAAGGATGCCAAAGAATGGGTGGCTGAGGGCAAGCAAGAAGATTATGCTCGGACCAAGACCAAGAAGGACATCTACGATGCCATGCAAAGTCTTGAATATGAAATCAATACGCTCTTTACATCAAACGGGCAAACACCGTTTACATCGTTAGGCTTCGGTTTAGGAACGAATTGGTTTGAACGAGAAATTCAAAAGGCTATCTTGCAAATCCGCATCAAGGGCCTGGGAAGTGAACACCGCACAGCCATTTTTCCTAAGCTGATTTTCACCCTCAAGCGAGGTCTCAACTTAGAACCAGGCACACCTAACTACGATATTAAACAACTAGCTCTGGAATGTGCCACTAAACGTATGTATCCAGATGTTCTGTCCTACGATAAAATCATTGATTTGACAGGGTCCTTCAAGGCTCCTATGGGGTGTCGTTCTTTCCTTCAAGGATGGAAGGACGAAAATGGCCAAGAAGTGAATTCTGGCCGGATGAACCTGGGTGTGGTTACGGTGAACCTGCCAAGGATTGCCTTAGAATCCCAAGGAGATATGGATAAGTTCTGGGATATTTTTGCAGAACGGATGCAGATTGCTAAGGATGCTCTGGTTTACCGTGTAGAGCGAGTTAAAGAAGCCAGTCCAGCTAATGCTCCAATCCTCTACCAATATGGTGCTTTTGGCAAGCGTTTGAGTAAGACTGGCAATGTTGATGACCTCTTCAAGCATCGCAGAGCAACTGTTTCTCTAGGTTATATCGGTCTTTATGAAGTGGCAACTGTATTCTACGGTGGTCAGTGGGAAGGTAATCCAGAAGCTAAAGAATTCACTAAGAATATTATTCGACAAATGAAACAGTTGGTTGAGGCTTGGTCAGATGAATATGATTATCATTTTTCAATCTATTCAACCCCATCAGAAAGCTTGACTGACCGCTTCTGCCGCTTGGATACTGAGAAATTTGGCAAGGTCAAGGATATTACCGATAAGGAATACTATACCAACTCTTTCCACTATGACGTTCGTAAGAACCCCACTCCATTTGAAAAATTAGATTTTGAAAAAGACTACCCAGAACTGGGAGCCTCTGGCGGTTTCATTCACTACTGTGAGTATCCCGTTTTGCAACAAAACCCTAAAGCTTTAGAAGCCGTTTGGGACTACGCCTATGACCGTGTGGGTTATCTTGGTACTAATACTCCAATCGATAAGTGCTATGAATGCGGATTTGAAGGGGATTTTACCCCAACAGAACGCGGTTTTATGTGTCCAAATTGTGGCAATACCGATCCTAAGACTGTCGATGTCGTTAAACGGACTTGTGGTTACCTAGGAAACCCTCAAGCTCGACCAATGGTTAATGGACGCCATAAGGAAATTTCCGCCCGTGTTAAACACATGAATGGTTCGACTATTCAAAACCCTGGTCGACACAAGGATTAA
- a CDS encoding DUF1292 domain-containing protein codes for MAHEHNHDHEVITLVDEQGNETLFEILLTIDGREEFGKNYVLLVPAGAQEDDNGEIEIQAYSFTENEDGTEGDLQPIPEESDAEWDMIEEVFNSFLDEE; via the coding sequence ATGGCACACGAACACAATCATGATCACGAGGTAATCACCCTTGTTGATGAACAAGGAAACGAAACCTTGTTTGAAATTCTTTTGACCATTGATGGCCGTGAAGAATTTGGTAAAAACTATGTTCTTTTGGTACCAGCCGGCGCACAAGAGGATGACAATGGTGAAATTGAAATTCAAGCTTACTCATTCACAGAAAATGAAGATGGTACAGAAGGTGACCTACAACCAATCCCAGAAGAATCTGATGCTGAGTGGGATATGATTGAAGAAGTCTTTAATAGTTTTCTTGATGAAGAATAA
- the ruvX gene encoding Holliday junction resolvase RuvX gives MRLMGLDVGSKTVGVAISDPLGFTAQGLEIIPINEAKEEFGFERLEELVKQYKVEKFVVGLPKNMNNTSGPRVEASQIYGKKIADLFGLPVEYQDERLTTVQAERMLVEQADVSRGKRKKVIDKLAAQLILQNYLDRMF, from the coding sequence ATGAGATTGATGGGATTAGACGTTGGATCTAAGACGGTCGGCGTTGCTATCAGCGATCCACTTGGTTTTACGGCTCAGGGCCTGGAAATTATTCCAATCAATGAAGCTAAGGAAGAATTTGGTTTCGAGCGCTTGGAAGAACTGGTCAAACAATATAAGGTAGAGAAGTTTGTTGTTGGCTTGCCTAAGAATATGAATAATACCAGCGGTCCCCGCGTTGAAGCTAGCCAGATTTATGGAAAAAAGATTGCTGACTTATTTGGCCTTCCAGTGGAGTATCAGGATGAACGCCTAACAACTGTTCAGGCAGAGCGGATGCTGGTTGAGCAGGCCGATGTCAGCCGAGGCAAGCGTAAAAAAGTTATCGATAAACTGGCAGCCCAGCTGATTCTACAAAATTATTTAGATCGTATGTTTTAG
- a CDS encoding IreB family regulatory phosphoprotein, translated as MGFTDETVRFNLDDGSKQEISDTLTAVYRSLNDKGYNPINQIVGYVLSGDPAYVPRYNDARNKIRKYERDEIVEELVRFYLKGNGIDV; from the coding sequence ATGGGATTTACAGATGAAACAGTCCGTTTCAATCTTGATGATGGCAGTAAACAAGAAATTAGTGATACTTTAACGGCCGTTTACCGTTCGCTAAATGATAAAGGATATAATCCAATCAACCAGATTGTTGGTTATGTATTGAGCGGGGACCCAGCTTATGTCCCTCGTTATAATGATGCCCGTAATAAAATCCGTAAATATGAACGCGATGAAATTGTTGAAGAATTGGTTCGCTTCTATCTCAAGGGAAATGGAATAGATGTCTAA
- a CDS encoding SP0191 family lipoprotein has product MKRKIYTLIATSLLVFSLTACSNTSRPSSNSKSDSTSQSNKKESSHEVKNITGTKAMQIKIPDGTDGESTVTETIGYDGDDFTSLKIEVLQPLPKQIKDEIGGRSIDEVKGQLIEAMGRLDIVQNLKKVNGTKVDLDVTEDSQMKFVFTFDMKTVDKSALSQASAGRFNLDKLDSTTPMEYILDLAQAGAKPVAVK; this is encoded by the coding sequence ATGAAAAGAAAAATCTATACACTTATAGCAACTTCCCTTTTGGTATTCAGTTTGACCGCCTGCTCAAATACAAGCCGGCCTAGCTCCAATTCAAAGTCTGATTCGACGAGCCAAAGTAACAAGAAGGAGTCTTCGCATGAGGTAAAAAATATTACGGGAACTAAAGCCATGCAAATCAAGATTCCTGATGGGACGGATGGTGAGTCAACTGTAACGGAGACCATTGGTTATGATGGTGACGATTTCACTTCGCTTAAGATTGAAGTCCTTCAGCCACTTCCTAAACAGATTAAGGATGAAATTGGTGGTCGCTCTATCGACGAAGTCAAGGGGCAGTTGATTGAAGCTATGGGACGATTGGATATTGTTCAAAATCTCAAAAAGGTAAATGGCACCAAGGTTGACTTGGATGTGACGGAGGATTCCCAAATGAAATTCGTTTTCACTTTTGATATGAAAACAGTTGACAAATCAGCTCTATCACAAGCAAGCGCTGGCCGCTTTAATCTGGATAAACTCGATAGCACTACACCGATGGAATATATTTTGGATTTAGCACAGGCAGGTGCCAAACCAGTAGCTGTTAAGTAG
- the spx gene encoding transcriptional regulator Spx, whose amino-acid sequence MIKIYTISSCTSCKKAKTWLNNHQLPYKEQNLGKEGLTKEEILNILSKTENGVESIVSSKNRYARALEFDIDELSLSQVVDLIQENPRILKSPILIDDKRLQVGYKEDDIRAFLPRAIREVENNQARMRAVL is encoded by the coding sequence ATGATTAAGATTTATACTATTTCTAGTTGTACTAGTTGTAAAAAAGCAAAAACTTGGTTGAACAATCATCAATTACCATATAAAGAACAAAATCTAGGCAAAGAAGGTCTGACTAAGGAAGAAATTCTCAATATCCTTTCTAAGACGGAAAACGGAGTTGAGAGTATCGTTTCCTCAAAGAATCGCTATGCTCGTGCTCTGGAGTTTGACATTGACGAATTAAGTCTCAGTCAGGTAGTTGATTTGATTCAAGAAAATCCACGGATTCTTAAGAGTCCGATCCTTATTGATGACAAACGTCTGCAAGTCGGTTACAAGGAAGATGATATCCGTGCCTTCTTGCCTCGTGCTATTCGTGAAGTTGAGAATAATCAAGCAAGAATGCGGGCCGTTTTGTAA
- the recA gene encoding recombinase RecA has protein sequence MAKKAKKTDEITKKFGDERKKALDDALKTIEKDFGKGAIMKLGERADQKVQVMSSGSLALDIALGVGGYPKGRIIEIYGPESSGKTTVALHAVSQAQKEGGIAAFIDAEHALDPSYAAALGVNIDELLLSQPDSGEQGLEIAGKLIDSGAVDLVVVDSVAALVPRAEIDGDIGDSHVGLQARMMSQAMRKLSASINKTKTIAIFINQLREKVGVMFGNPETTPGGRALKFYSSVRLDVRGNTQIKGTGEQKDSSIGKETKIKVVKNKVAPPFKVAQVEIMYGEGISQTGELVKIATDLDIIQKAGAWYSYNGEKIGQGSENAKKYLADHPEVFDEIDKKVRIKYGLIEDDQVAERQPDQVAAKEDPEELSLDLDAIEIEE, from the coding sequence GTGGCAAAAAAAGCAAAAAAAACTGATGAAATCACTAAGAAATTTGGTGATGAACGCAAAAAAGCCTTGGATGATGCCTTGAAAACTATCGAAAAAGATTTTGGTAAAGGGGCTATCATGAAGCTGGGTGAAAGAGCTGATCAAAAGGTACAAGTCATGAGCTCAGGCAGCCTAGCTTTAGACATCGCCCTCGGTGTTGGTGGTTATCCTAAGGGACGGATTATTGAAATCTATGGACCTGAAAGTTCTGGTAAGACGACTGTTGCCTTGCATGCCGTTTCTCAGGCTCAAAAAGAAGGTGGTATCGCGGCTTTCATTGATGCAGAACACGCTCTTGATCCAAGTTATGCCGCAGCTTTGGGTGTCAATATTGATGAATTGCTGCTGTCTCAACCAGACTCAGGTGAACAAGGACTGGAAATTGCTGGTAAATTGATTGATTCAGGTGCTGTTGATTTAGTGGTTGTTGACTCTGTTGCAGCCCTAGTTCCTCGTGCCGAAATTGATGGTGATATTGGTGACAGCCATGTTGGCCTCCAAGCTCGGATGATGAGTCAAGCCATGCGTAAGCTTTCGGCTTCTATTAACAAAACCAAGACCATTGCTATCTTTATCAACCAATTGCGCGAAAAAGTCGGGGTCATGTTTGGTAATCCAGAAACGACTCCCGGTGGCCGTGCCCTGAAATTCTACTCATCTGTTCGCCTTGACGTTCGTGGTAACACCCAAATCAAGGGAACGGGAGAACAGAAGGATAGCAGCATCGGTAAGGAAACCAAGATTAAGGTCGTCAAGAACAAGGTAGCTCCTCCGTTTAAGGTTGCCCAAGTTGAAATCATGTATGGAGAAGGTATTTCTCAGACCGGTGAGCTAGTCAAAATTGCAACAGATCTCGACATTATTCAAAAAGCCGGAGCTTGGTATTCTTATAATGGTGAAAAGATTGGTCAAGGGTCGGAAAATGCTAAGAAATATTTGGCCGATCATCCAGAAGTCTTTGATGAAATTGATAAGAAGGTTCGCATCAAGTACGGTCTCATTGAAGATGATCAGGTTGCAGAAAGACAACCAGATCAAGTAGCAGCTAAGGAAGATCCAGAAGAATTATCCCTTGATCTCGACGCCATCGAGATTGAAGAATAA